A portion of the Pseudomonadota bacterium genome contains these proteins:
- a CDS encoding thioesterase family protein codes for MLSITVELDDTWVEPLYEHVHHGRCLSLFEMARCELLREIGFPNEQLLAEGKALVITKLNATYKREVKRGTVTVTCDRAEVLGRVLIIYQTLLNERGKPAVELVIESVFMDTETRRAMELPADFLQAFNSWAAG; via the coding sequence ATGCTCTCTATCACCGTTGAGTTAGATGATACATGGGTTGAGCCGCTGTATGAACATGTGCACCATGGTCGCTGCCTCTCGCTCTTTGAGATGGCGCGCTGCGAGCTGCTGCGAGAGATCGGATTCCCCAATGAGCAGCTTCTGGCAGAGGGGAAGGCGCTCGTTATTACGAAGCTCAACGCCACCTACAAAAGAGAGGTAAAACGGGGCACGGTAACCGTTACCTGTGACCGGGCCGAGGTGCTGGGCAGGGTGTTGATTATCTATCAGACCCTTCTTAATGAGCGGGGTAAGCCTGCGGTTGAGCTGGTGATCGAATCTGTCTTTATGGACACAGAGACCCGCCGAGCTATGGAGCTACCAGCGGACTTTTTGCAGGCTTTTAACAGCTGGGCCGCAGGTTGA
- the rpmE gene encoding 50S ribosomal protein L31 — protein sequence MKDNIHPTYFDATVYCGGCGSTFSTGATVPELRIGVCSKCHPFYTGQQKMLDVEGRVDRFKKKYGSKTPAAVEAETTTPVAE from the coding sequence ATGAAAGATAACATTCACCCAACATATTTCGATGCAACCGTCTATTGCGGAGGTTGCGGAAGTACATTTTCTACCGGTGCTACGGTTCCTGAGCTCCGAATCGGTGTGTGCTCCAAGTGTCACCCGTTCTATACCGGCCAGCAGAAGATGCTCGACGTAGAGGGACGTGTAGATCGCTTTAAGAAGAAGTACGGTAGCAAGACTCCAGCCGCAGTAGAGGCGGAAACCACTACTCCAGTAGCGGAGTAG